ACTAGCATTTTTATCCGTTGCAATCTTTAGTTGCGGTCCTGGTTCAAAAACCATTGGCGATACTTCTTCTTCGGAAATTGCTACCAACGACACTATTAAAATTGCGAACGAAGCGTTGGAATACGAGGTTATAATCGTAGAACCAGGTTTTGATTCCTGGCTAATTTCGCAACCGCCACGGGGATACTACGGGCAAACAAAATTAGAATCCAAAAACAGGCAATTTGTGGCCGAATACAACACACGGGTTTTAAATCCTACAAAGTATTCCAGAAACCTATATACCGAGCAAATAAACTACGATGCAGCTGTAGATTACGGGTACGAGGTAAATTATTTATTGTATAACTACTTTATGTATTTTCAGGAAAAATACAATGAAAAATTTATAGGAGGAAGAAATTGAAGAAGCTTAAAGAACGTTGGAATATTGAAACCAACGGCCAACTTGTTATAATATTTTTGGTTTTCGCAATTACCGGCAGTTCCGCAGCAAAGCTCGGGGCGCCCGTTTCGGAATTTTTAGAAGTACGGAAAGAAATGGGCTGGTATATTTACTGGCCATTCCGCATTTTAATAATCTTCCCGATTTATCAGGTATTATTGGTATTTTTTGGGTGGGTATTTGGAGAGTTCAACTTTTTTTGGAATTTTATTAAAAAGATGCTCAGCGGTATGGGCTTAGGATTTTTATTTAAAAAATGAAGGTTTTACAAAGGAAAATAATGCAAATTCTGGTAGCGACCATTTTTTCGGTTGCCCTGCTATTGCCCACTGCGGTAAGCTTTGCGCATTCCTTTGACGGCCATGAGCACAGAGCCTGTACCGATTTATCTACTCATCTTCACGAAAAGCAATTAGATTGTTCTATTTGCGATTTTCATTTTTCAATATTTAATTTTTCGCCAGAAAAGCTGCCCGAGTTTACAGTTTTTCACAGTTTTGAATGTGTAGCAACCGCTTATATTCTATCGGATTGCAGTTTACATACAAGGTATTATTTTCTTCGTGGTCCTCCTCTATTTTCTTGATTTTTAGCATTTCACATTAATTCAAAAATTTACATTTTAAAATCGAGAGCGCATGAAAAATTATTTATGCTTGCTGGCGGTGCTATTTTTGTACGCCACAGCGAGCTCACAAAATTCCTTAACGGGAAATATAACTTCAAAAAATACAAATGACCCTATTTCAGCAACCGTTTATATTCCGCAATTGGAAAAAGGAACGGTAGCCGATTTTGACGGTAATTACACTATAAACAACATTCCGGATGGCAATTATAATGTGGTATTCTCTTCGTTGGGATATGCCAGTGTGTCGAGGAAACTAAGTTTTACAAACCGAGAAACGGTAACGGAAAACCTGCAGTTGCAGGAAAGCGCCGTGGAAATGGAGGAGGTAATTATCTCTACGCCCTTTCATAAATTACAGAGCGATAATGTAATGAAAGTAGAACGCGTTTCTACGGACGAATTGCGGGCGTCAGGAGCGGTAACCCTTGCCGAGGGTATTAACACTATTGCCGGGGTAAATATAATTAGTACCGGCACGGGAATTGGCAAGCCCGTAATCCGCGGTCTAAGTTCCAATAGGGTTTTAACGTATGCCCAGGGCGTGCGTTTGGAAAACCAACAATTTGGAGATGAGCACGGCCTTGGCATCAATGAAGCGGGAATAGAGAGTGTGGAGGTAATTAAGGGGCCTGCTTCCCTACTCTACGGCAGTGATGCTTTGGGAGGCGTGCTATATTTAAACCCCGAAAAATTTGCACTTACGGGGGAAACTCAGGCCGATTTAAGCAGTAGCTATTTTTCAAATACTTTGGGAACTTCTACAAATCTGGGAATAAAAACCTCCGGTGAAAAATTGAAGTTTTTGGCCCGTGGTGCCTATGCCAGCTTTAGCGACTATAAATCGGGGGCGGCCTATAGGGTAACAAATTCGCGATTTAACGAGAAGGATTTTAAAGCCGGGGTTCAATACTCGGGGATTGCTTTTAAATCTACCCTTCGCTATAATTACAATCGGTCTAATATTGGTATTCCGGAGGAAATTGGGGTGCAATCGCGTTCGAAGGATCTGGAACTTCCGTTTCAGGAAATAGACAACCATATTTTAAGTATTGAAAATACTCTGTTTTTTAACAATTCCAGTTTAGACGTAAAAGCGGGTTATTTGTTTAACGACAGGCGCGAATTTGAGGATGAACCCGATGTAGCAGCGCTTCGGCTTAAACTGAATACGTTTAATTACGACCTAAAATATCACCTGCCGCAACTGGGTAATTTTGAAACTATTGTGGGCGTGCAGGGTATGTTTCAAAACAATAAAAATGAGGGAGAAGAAATTTTAATTCCCGATGCCAAAACTACGGATGTTGGGGTATTGGCTACCTCGCACTACCATTTGGAAAAGGTGGACCTGCAAGCCGGAGTTAGATTGGACACCCGAAAGATAAACAGCGAAGCTGCCGGCAGCCCAATGGACCAAGATTATATTGAAGCGTTAGATAAAAGTTTTACGAGTTTTACTGCGGCTTTGGGCGCTAAAATGGATTTGGTTGAAAAATTTTCTGTCCGCATTAATTTGGCGAGTGGCTTTCGCGCGCCCAATTTAGCCGAATTAACATCGGAAGGCGTGCACGAAGGAACAAACAGATATGAGCGCGGGAACAGCAGTTTAACAAACGAGCAGAATTTTCAGGCCGATCTTGCTTTGGAATACCGAAATGAGCATATAGAGTTTTTTGCGAATGGATTTTACAATGCTGTAAACAATTATATTTATTTGGCCCCCACCAATGAAATAATAGACAATACGGCAGTATATAATTACTTGCAGGACAATGCAGCGCTTTACGGTGGTGAATTTGGGTTTCACCTTCACCCGCATCCGTTGGATTGGTTGCATTTGGAGAGTAGTTTTGAAACCGTAACCGGAAAACTGGACGACAATGGGTATTTGCCATTAAGTCCGGCGAACAGTGTTCGGAATACATTTCGGGTAGAATTTGCGGACGGGAATGCTCGAAAAGCGAGTTCGGCCTTTATCACCCTTGAAAACACTTTTGACCAAAACAACGTCAGTATTTTTGAAACCAGAACGGCGGGTTATTCGTTAGTAAGTGCCGGAGTTGAGAGCAGTTTTACGCTTAATAAAATATTGTTGAAGGTAGGTTTAAACGGCACCAATTTAACCAACAAGCAATATGTTTCGCATTTGTCGCGGTTTAAGTTGGATAACATTTTAAACATGGGACGAAGTATAAACGTAAATTTAAAAGTAGAAATTTAATCAGTATTGTCCGATTAAAAATCATGTTTTTCCCCTACGGACATTTGTTTAGGTGCGATCTCTTGATTACCAATATTTTGTCCAGCTGGAGCAGTATGCCGTTAGGCATTAAATATGGGTAAAAAAATAGAGCCCCGTCAATTCCTAGTCCCGTAGGGACTACATACAATATGGGGTTTTCCAGAGTTAGTCATTACTTTTATCGGACAACAATGAAATTTAATATAAATGAGGATGTTTAAAAAGTAAAAAACAATCGGTTTGTCAGGTTGGGCGCAATCATAATTTAATTATATGTTCAAAAAACACAGCGTTCTAGACTGCGCTCGAACAGACATCCAAAATCACTTTTTAAACAGCCTCTTTTTATTCGTCGACCCGTATTTTAATAGTTTGTGGTTTTGGTTGTTTTTTCCAGACAAAGGTGTAGAGCCACATAAGAGTAAACGTTGGAATTACATCGGTAATGGGAAGTATTTCTTCTAAAAACACCAGGACTGAAGCAATTTTTCCTTCGGAGCCTTTGTACATTTCAGTCATTCTTTTTGCTGCAATGGGCGCCCATATTATGTCTAAAAACGGACCGATTAGAGGGATGGCCATGGTTGCCATGCCCACCAAATCTAAAACAATACCCTTTTTAAGTAATTTATATTTTTCGTTTTTCATTATATTTTTTTTTCGCTTGCAGTAGTACAAAAAACATTCCAAGAAATCGCGATGCCAAAATCGGTAAAAAAGTTACGACAGGTCGTGACTTATTAATTTTAAAAATTCGCTGCGGGTTTCTATGGCTTCAAATTGTCCGCGAAAGCCCGAGGTGGTAGTAACACTGTTTTGTTTTTGTACTCCGCGCATCATCATACACATATGCGAAGCTTCAATTACTACGGCCACGCCCGTAGGTTTTAGGGTATTGTTTATGCACTCCAGGATGTCGTGTGTAAGGCGTTCCTGCACTTGTAATCTACGTGCAAAAACATCTACTACGCGCGGTATTTTACTGAGTCCGACTATATGTCCGTCGGGAATATAGGCAATATGTGCCTTGCCGAAGAAGGGGAGCATATGGTGCTCGCACAATGAATACAGCTCAATATCCTTGATGATAACCATATCGTGATAAGACTCGGCGAACATAGCGCCTTTTAAAATTTCGGCTGGATCTTGGCAGTTGCCGGAAGTTAAAAACTGAATGGCTTTTGCTGCACGTTCGGGTGTTTTTACAATACCTTCGCGCTTAACATCTTCTCCGATGGTTCCTAAAATATTACCGTAATCATTAATTAAACTATCGGTAACGGGCTGGTTATACTCTTCAAAATATTTGTATGATGCCATGTATTTTCTATTTAAAAATTGCAATTCAAAAATAGACACATAAGTTTAAATAAAAACAATAATACCCATCAGATTGTATTATAGCAGTATAAATAGTACTTTCACGGTTTAAATTTTTGCTATGATTGAAGCCCAAAATATTCATAAATACTACGACAATCTCCACGTTTTAAAAGGCGTTTCGCTACATATTAAAAAGAGCGAAATAGTTTCAATTGTCGGGGCATCGGGGGCTGGAAAAACTACCTTACTACAAATTTTGGGAACATTGGATGCTTTTGATTTGACTAAAAGCAAATTGGTAATAAACGATATAAACATCGGTTCCCTTTCGGGGAAGCAACTGGCGCAATTTAGAAATGAAAATTTGGGGTTTATTTTTCAATTCCACCAATTACTTCCGGAATTTACGGCATTGGAAAACGTTTGTATTCCCGCGTTTATAAAAAACACACCCAAGGCCCAAGCCACTAAAAGAGCCAAGGAACTACTGTCCTTTTTAGGGCTCTCGCACCGCGAGGATCACAAGCCCAACGAGCTTTCCGGAGGGGAGCAGCAACGGGTGGCCGTAGCGCGCGCTTTAATAAATAATCCCGCCATAATTCTTGCGGACGAACCCAGCGGAAATCTCGATACAGAAAGTGCCGAAAATCTTCATAATTTATTCTTTCGGCTGCGGGATGAATTTGGACAGACGTTTGTAATTGTTACCCATAATGAGGAGCTCGCGAATATGGCGGATCGAAAATTGGTAATGCAGGATGGGGTTATAGTGGAATAGGAATTGAAAAAGAAATTCACCGACTGCAAATTAGTTCACGTACGTTTCTGGAGGGAGGTAAAATATAGACTATGAACAAGCACGAATTGAAATCATTTTTGGATGAAAAGGTTCGTATGTATAACAATCCGAATTTTATTGAAACCGATCCGATACAAATCCCGCATCTTTTTTCAAAAAAGGAAGATATTGAAATTGCAGGGTTTTTGGTAGCTACCATTGCTTGGGGAAACCGAAAGAGCATAATAAACAACGGGCAAAGACTGATGGAAATGATGGAGGGTGCGCCTTTTGATTTTGTGATGAATTTTTCGGAAAAGGAAGCGGCTTCACTTTCAACTTTTGTACACCGTACTTTTAACAGTTACGACCTTGTTTATTTTTTAAGGGCGCTGCAGAACATTTATAGAAATCACGGCGGGCTGGAGCGTGTTTTCGCGAAAAACGCAGGAGCAGATTCAATGCAGGCAGCAATACATCATTTTAAAAAAACCTTTTTTGAATTGCCGCATGCAACGAGAACGGAAAAACACGTGAGCGATCCCTTAAAAAATTCGGCTGCC
This region of Aequorivita marisscotiae genomic DNA includes:
- a CDS encoding DUF6146 family protein; translation: MKNIFILAFLSVAIFSCGPGSKTIGDTSSSEIATNDTIKIANEALEYEVIIVEPGFDSWLISQPPRGYYGQTKLESKNRQFVAEYNTRVLNPTKYSRNLYTEQINYDAAVDYGYEVNYLLYNYFMYFQEKYNEKFIGGRN
- a CDS encoding ABC transporter ATP-binding protein codes for the protein MIEAQNIHKYYDNLHVLKGVSLHIKKSEIVSIVGASGAGKTTLLQILGTLDAFDLTKSKLVINDINIGSLSGKQLAQFRNENLGFIFQFHQLLPEFTALENVCIPAFIKNTPKAQATKRAKELLSFLGLSHREDHKPNELSGGEQQRVAVARALINNPAIILADEPSGNLDTESAENLHNLFFRLRDEFGQTFVIVTHNEELANMADRKLVMQDGVIVE
- a CDS encoding TIGR02757 family protein, giving the protein MNKHELKSFLDEKVRMYNNPNFIETDPIQIPHLFSKKEDIEIAGFLVATIAWGNRKSIINNGQRLMEMMEGAPFDFVMNFSEKEAASLSTFVHRTFNSYDLVYFLRALQNIYRNHGGLERVFAKNAGADSMQAAIHHFKKTFFELPHATRTEKHVSDPLKNSAAKRINMFLRWMVRRDTAGVDFGIWKSIPPALLSCPLDVHSGNVARKLKLLTRKQNDAKSLLELDTNLRKMDAADPVKYDFALFGLGVFEGF
- a CDS encoding TonB-dependent receptor, with amino-acid sequence MKNYLCLLAVLFLYATASSQNSLTGNITSKNTNDPISATVYIPQLEKGTVADFDGNYTINNIPDGNYNVVFSSLGYASVSRKLSFTNRETVTENLQLQESAVEMEEVIISTPFHKLQSDNVMKVERVSTDELRASGAVTLAEGINTIAGVNIISTGTGIGKPVIRGLSSNRVLTYAQGVRLENQQFGDEHGLGINEAGIESVEVIKGPASLLYGSDALGGVLYLNPEKFALTGETQADLSSSYFSNTLGTSTNLGIKTSGEKLKFLARGAYASFSDYKSGAAYRVTNSRFNEKDFKAGVQYSGIAFKSTLRYNYNRSNIGIPEEIGVQSRSKDLELPFQEIDNHILSIENTLFFNNSSLDVKAGYLFNDRREFEDEPDVAALRLKLNTFNYDLKYHLPQLGNFETIVGVQGMFQNNKNEGEEILIPDAKTTDVGVLATSHYHLEKVDLQAGVRLDTRKINSEAAGSPMDQDYIEALDKSFTSFTAALGAKMDLVEKFSVRINLASGFRAPNLAELTSEGVHEGTNRYERGNSSLTNEQNFQADLALEYRNEHIEFFANGFYNAVNNYIYLAPTNEIIDNTAVYNYLQDNAALYGGEFGFHLHPHPLDWLHLESSFETVTGKLDDNGYLPLSPANSVRNTFRVEFADGNARKASSAFITLENTFDQNNVSIFETRTAGYSLVSAGVESSFTLNKILLKVGLNGTNLTNKQYVSHLSRFKLDNILNMGRSINVNLKVEI
- the folE gene encoding GTP cyclohydrolase I FolE translates to MASYKYFEEYNQPVTDSLINDYGNILGTIGEDVKREGIVKTPERAAKAIQFLTSGNCQDPAEILKGAMFAESYHDMVIIKDIELYSLCEHHMLPFFGKAHIAYIPDGHIVGLSKIPRVVDVFARRLQVQERLTHDILECINNTLKPTGVAVVIEASHMCMMMRGVQKQNSVTTTSGFRGQFEAIETRSEFLKLISHDLS
- a CDS encoding DUF6787 family protein; protein product: MKKLKERWNIETNGQLVIIFLVFAITGSSAAKLGAPVSEFLEVRKEMGWYIYWPFRILIIFPIYQVLLVFFGWVFGEFNFFWNFIKKMLSGMGLGFLFKK